In the genome of Pedosphaera parvula Ellin514, one region contains:
- a CDS encoding oxidoreductase produces MKNIWFITGSSRGFGRALTEAVLEAGYSVVATARRPEQLDDLVARYGSQIRPVKLDVTSPTDAEKAVAFAIEAFGRIDVLVNNAGYGFSGAFEEMTPDEFAGQIDTNFWGVVHVTRAVLPILRRQGHGHIIQITSIGGRIGVPGMSGYNAAKFAVEGFSESLAQEIKPLGLKLTIVEPGGFRTDWAGSSMAYATPIEAYAPTVGVMRRHMETHTGHEPGDPRKGAAAILQIADQPAPPLRLPLGNDAMALGRRGYQQSLDELNRWASLTQSTDFDGVSVSATDPAVLQVLGKA; encoded by the coding sequence ATGAAAAACATCTGGTTCATTACTGGCAGTTCGCGCGGCTTCGGCCGCGCTCTTACCGAAGCGGTCCTTGAGGCCGGTTATTCCGTCGTCGCTACGGCCCGTCGGCCCGAACAGCTCGACGATCTCGTTGCACGCTATGGTTCACAAATTCGACCCGTGAAGCTGGACGTCACCTCGCCTACGGATGCGGAAAAAGCAGTCGCTTTTGCCATCGAAGCTTTCGGCCGGATTGACGTTCTCGTTAACAATGCCGGATATGGTTTCTCAGGCGCATTCGAGGAGATGACGCCTGATGAATTCGCCGGCCAGATTGACACGAATTTCTGGGGGGTCGTCCACGTCACGCGCGCGGTCCTCCCCATCCTTCGTCGTCAGGGCCACGGACATATCATTCAGATCACATCCATCGGTGGTCGAATCGGGGTGCCCGGCATGTCGGGCTATAATGCCGCGAAGTTCGCCGTTGAAGGTTTCAGCGAATCGCTCGCACAAGAGATCAAGCCGTTGGGCCTTAAACTCACCATTGTTGAACCGGGTGGGTTCCGCACCGATTGGGCTGGCAGCTCAATGGCCTACGCCACACCCATCGAGGCTTATGCTCCAACCGTTGGGGTGATGCGCAGACACATGGAAACTCACACGGGACACGAGCCAGGAGATCCTCGCAAAGGCGCCGCCGCCATTTTACAGATCGCCGACCAGCCAGCGCCGCCGCTGCGGCTGCCCTTGGGCAACGACGCGATGGCCTTGGGTCGTCGTGGATACCAGCAAAGTCTCGATGAATTGAATCGCTGGGCATCGCTAACTCAATCGACAGACTTCGACGGGGTGTCGGTATCTGCCACTGATCCCGCGGTCTTGCAAGTCCTCGGCAAAGCCTAA
- a CDS encoding AraC family transcriptional regulator: MTSQVPDKFKAANAFWRGLKKIGLTPAAVLRQSRLPVSLYDGEKNLVTTAQFFALWRAVGELNPDPAVGLKLASELEPEHYHPGTLAALHARNYRDAIERVARYKQLCCPEEVHITSKGDECIIETVWLYPDGDIPPLLTDAILASFVELGRRGTQTQLRPKRVELKRVQESNGVHEKFFRCPVKFRSQRNALVLNTSDLDLPFATHNADLLEMLNPQLEKALEGKKAKTQIGDQVKWILKRLLSGNRPDILLVAKELGMSARTLQRRITDEGATFRQLVLEARQELARQYLTQSSIEINEAAYLLGYDDANSFYRAFKTWEGTTPGHWRSLKRAATS; the protein is encoded by the coding sequence ATGACCTCTCAAGTCCCGGACAAATTCAAAGCCGCCAACGCCTTCTGGCGCGGCTTGAAAAAAATCGGACTCACGCCAGCGGCTGTGCTACGCCAAAGCCGACTGCCCGTCAGCCTTTACGATGGGGAGAAGAACCTTGTAACCACGGCCCAGTTCTTCGCCCTTTGGCGCGCGGTCGGCGAACTCAATCCCGATCCCGCTGTCGGCTTGAAACTCGCGAGCGAACTCGAACCTGAACATTATCACCCAGGAACCCTCGCCGCGCTTCACGCCCGCAATTACCGAGATGCCATTGAGCGCGTGGCGCGGTACAAGCAGCTCTGCTGTCCCGAGGAGGTTCATATTACCTCCAAGGGAGATGAGTGCATAATCGAGACGGTTTGGCTGTATCCCGATGGTGACATACCGCCGCTGCTCACAGACGCAATACTCGCGTCATTTGTCGAACTTGGTCGCCGCGGTACACAGACGCAACTTCGGCCCAAACGAGTGGAATTAAAGCGTGTGCAGGAGTCGAATGGCGTCCACGAGAAGTTCTTCAGGTGCCCAGTGAAATTCCGCTCGCAACGCAACGCGCTGGTTCTTAACACTTCGGACCTCGACCTGCCTTTCGCGACACACAATGCCGATCTCTTGGAAATGTTGAATCCGCAATTGGAAAAGGCTTTGGAAGGGAAAAAGGCTAAAACCCAGATCGGCGATCAGGTAAAATGGATACTAAAACGCCTGCTATCCGGCAATCGTCCGGACATTCTGCTCGTGGCTAAGGAACTCGGGATGAGCGCGCGCACATTGCAACGTCGCATCACCGATGAGGGCGCCACCTTTCGTCAACTGGTGCTCGAAGCCCGGCAGGAACTCGCACGCCAATACCTCACTCAATCCTCGATTGAAATCAATGAGGCCGCCTATTTGCTCGGTTACGATGACGCAAATTCTTTTTACCGCGCTTTCAAAACTTGGGAAGGCACCACACCCGGCCACTGGCGGTCGTTGAAGCGTGCAGCAACAAGCTGA
- a CDS encoding nuclear transport factor 2 family protein encodes MKTSYSISNLLTRNLHDVFGENDPARRRKAIDEIFTEDCAFYEPKGIYRGRDEIDRIAGAIKATHPDFQYQPIAEPEELVNAGRIRWVSGRPGEAPAYAGTDFIIVREGRIAAVYLFFDKLS; translated from the coding sequence ATGAAAACATCCTACAGCATATCGAACCTACTCACCCGCAATCTTCACGACGTCTTTGGAGAAAATGACCCCGCGCGTCGCCGCAAGGCCATTGACGAGATCTTCACCGAAGATTGCGCGTTCTACGAGCCGAAGGGGATCTACCGTGGCCGCGATGAAATCGATCGAATCGCGGGCGCTATCAAAGCTACTCACCCTGATTTTCAATATCAGCCCATCGCCGAGCCAGAAGAATTGGTAAATGCCGGGCGAATCCGATGGGTATCGGGCCGTCCGGGCGAAGCGCCAGCTTACGCCGGGACTGATTTCATCATCGTTCGGGAGGGCCGGATTGCTGCCGTTTATCTCTTTTTCGACAAGCTATCGTGA
- a CDS encoding NADP-dependent oxidoreductase translates to MKAIRIHQYGGPEVMAQVEMQRPTPGLNEVLIKIAAASINPIDWKQRAGYLKDVFPLTFPATLGWDVSGTVEEVGENVTHFRRGDQVYALLEGGGYAEYAVVKEAAVAKKPNTLDHVHAAAIPVAGLAAWQALFEVAQLRAGQKALIHAAGGGVGVFAVQFAKAKGAYVIGTASSKNQAFLRELGVDQAVDYQAARFEDVVRDVDVVLDTIGDDTQERSFKALKKGGILVSIVQPPSQELAAKHGVRALFYGAHASSSDLAEIAKLIDSGKVKTVVDTVLPLTEARRAHELSQSGHVRGKIVLKAA, encoded by the coding sequence ATGAAAGCGATACGAATTCATCAATACGGCGGGCCGGAAGTTATGGCGCAAGTGGAAATGCAGCGTCCGACACCCGGCCTGAACGAAGTGCTCATCAAAATTGCGGCTGCCTCGATCAACCCGATTGATTGGAAACAGCGGGCTGGCTATTTGAAAGATGTTTTCCCGCTCACGTTTCCTGCGACTCTGGGGTGGGACGTTTCCGGCACGGTGGAAGAGGTGGGCGAAAATGTCACCCATTTCCGACGTGGCGACCAAGTGTATGCGCTACTGGAAGGCGGCGGCTACGCGGAATATGCCGTAGTCAAGGAAGCCGCCGTTGCTAAGAAGCCCAATACGTTGGATCACGTGCACGCTGCCGCTATTCCTGTGGCGGGCCTGGCGGCTTGGCAGGCTCTCTTCGAAGTCGCGCAGCTCCGTGCAGGTCAAAAGGCGCTGATCCACGCAGCCGGTGGAGGTGTTGGCGTTTTCGCTGTGCAGTTCGCCAAAGCAAAGGGCGCCTACGTGATCGGAACTGCCTCATCAAAGAACCAGGCATTTCTGCGCGAATTGGGCGTCGATCAAGCAGTCGATTACCAGGCGGCTCGATTTGAGGATGTCGTCCGTGATGTGGACGTGGTTCTCGACACGATCGGTGACGACACCCAGGAACGCTCGTTCAAAGCGCTCAAGAAAGGCGGGATTTTGGTGTCCATTGTTCAGCCGCCTTCGCAAGAACTGGCTGCCAAACACGGCGTTCGTGCCTTATTCTACGGCGCCCATGCGAGTTCATCCGACCTCGCTGAAATCGCAAAACTGATCGACTCCGGCAAAGTGAAGACGGTGGTAGACACCGTTCTTCCTCTGACGGAAGCGCGGCGCGCTCATGAATTGAGTCAAAGCGGCCATGTGCGCGGCAAGATCGTTTTGAAGGCTGCGTGA
- a CDS encoding LysR family transcriptional regulator, with translation MELRHLRYFLAVADALNFTKAARQLRIAQPALSRRVQDLEDEIGVDLLKRSPRGVTLTAEGKLFLEKTRQLLKMADESVEQVRALARGQFGSLHIGYAPSPTVEILPPALAAYQRAFPHVNVLLHDASRREIVDGLQDGTLQLAVLPEVVNMEAEGIEFEPLRSYPYYVALSPSHPLTRLKAIPLEKIANEPLVGFARHDYPDYYPFVERIFRPLGVTPKIAVECDSGSSLITAVETGRGVSLAMSVFKVVTGKRLVLRPVAGSKDEIPVGIARAKNGDLTPAGEKFCEFLRKFSKRTPPA, from the coding sequence ATGGAACTCCGGCACTTGCGATATTTCCTGGCTGTGGCTGACGCATTGAATTTCACCAAGGCGGCCCGGCAACTGCGCATCGCGCAACCGGCGCTGAGTCGGCGAGTTCAAGACTTGGAGGATGAAATCGGCGTGGACCTGCTCAAACGCAGTCCGCGCGGCGTAACACTCACGGCGGAGGGAAAACTGTTCCTGGAGAAAACTCGCCAATTGTTGAAAATGGCCGATGAATCAGTGGAACAAGTGCGTGCATTGGCGCGGGGACAGTTTGGCAGCTTGCACATCGGCTATGCCCCGTCACCAACGGTCGAGATATTGCCGCCCGCGCTGGCCGCTTATCAGAGGGCCTTTCCCCATGTGAATGTCTTGCTGCATGACGCGTCTCGTCGGGAGATTGTGGACGGGCTACAAGATGGCACCCTGCAACTGGCGGTGCTTCCCGAGGTCGTGAACATGGAGGCGGAGGGCATCGAATTCGAACCGCTGCGGTCTTATCCATATTATGTGGCGCTCTCCCCATCGCATCCGTTGACCCGACTCAAAGCCATTCCGTTGGAAAAAATCGCGAACGAGCCACTCGTGGGATTCGCCCGCCACGACTACCCGGATTATTACCCGTTCGTTGAGCGAATTTTCCGCCCCTTGGGTGTTACACCTAAAATCGCTGTGGAATGCGACAGCGGCAGTTCGTTGATTACTGCGGTTGAAACAGGGCGAGGCGTATCACTGGCGATGTCCGTATTCAAGGTTGTGACTGGAAAGAGGCTGGTGCTTCGTCCGGTGGCCGGCTCCAAGGACGAGATCCCTGTTGGAATTGCTCGTGCGAAGAACGGAGATCTCACGCCTGCTGGCGAGAAATTCTGTGAGTTCTTGCGAAAGTTTTCAAAGCGGACGCCGCCTGCCTGA
- a CDS encoding 2OG-Fe(II) oxygenase — MTTKSTSISDRIDALDWKSLGSELDGFGCTILKSVLTRDECRTIAGMFDQKDIFRSTVVMARHGFGKGEYKYWSYPLPKIVNDLRVSLYPHLATVATRWNTSMKIDVWYPKTHEEYIQRCHAAEQTRPTPLLLSYSEGDWNALHQDLYGENVFPIQVAFLLSEPGKDFTGGEFVLTEQRPRMQSRAEVVSLQQGDAVAFAVSHRPVQGTKGVYRVNLRHGVSRLRSGHRNTMGIIFHDAK, encoded by the coding sequence ATGACAACTAAATCGACTTCAATCTCAGACCGCATCGATGCCCTTGACTGGAAATCCTTGGGTAGTGAGTTGGATGGCTTTGGCTGCACAATTCTCAAATCGGTTCTCACACGGGATGAGTGCCGCACTATTGCAGGCATGTTTGATCAGAAAGACATCTTTCGCAGCACTGTTGTCATGGCTCGGCACGGCTTTGGCAAGGGCGAGTATAAATATTGGTCATACCCACTACCTAAGATTGTTAACGACCTGCGGGTCTCGCTCTACCCGCACTTGGCCACGGTTGCAACCCGATGGAATACGTCGATGAAGATTGACGTTTGGTATCCCAAGACGCATGAGGAGTATATCCAACGCTGTCATGCGGCAGAACAGACCAGGCCGACACCCCTGCTGTTAAGTTACAGTGAGGGCGATTGGAACGCTTTGCATCAGGATTTGTATGGTGAGAATGTGTTTCCGATTCAAGTCGCCTTTCTTTTGTCAGAGCCCGGCAAAGATTTTACAGGCGGTGAGTTCGTACTGACCGAACAACGGCCCCGGATGCAGTCACGAGCAGAGGTCGTAAGTCTTCAACAGGGGGATGCAGTGGCTTTTGCCGTAAGCCACCGCCCGGTGCAGGGCACGAAAGGCGTCTATCGCGTAAATTTAAGGCATGGCGTCAGCCGCCTCCGCTCTGGCCATCGCAACACTATGGGCATCATTTTCCATGACGCGAAATAG
- the ada gene encoding bifunctional DNA-binding transcriptional regulator/O6-methylguanine-DNA methyltransferase Ada, whose product MKTKSAAKKRGPQFASDKARWQALLKKDPRGDGKFWYSVKTTGVFCRPSCPSRQPNRENVAFYTTIKDVEQAGFRACKRCDPKGIGLVGKHAEAVAIACRLIEQADELPSLGQIAKAVKMSPGYFQRLFKTATGLTPKEYAKGHRAGRVKTVLPKRGTVTEAIYESGFNSNGRFYADSTKILGMKPTEYRNGGTGNTIRFAIGESSLGSILVAASQKGVCAIFLGADPDVLAQNLQDQFPKANIIGGDAEFEKLVAQVVGFVESPGVGLKLPLDIRGTAFQQRVWKELQRIPVGETASYSDVANRIKLPKAVRAVAQACGANTLAVAIPCHRVVRTDGNISGYRWGVVRKEKLLAIEKITHDN is encoded by the coding sequence ATGAAAACGAAATCTGCGGCTAAAAAAAGAGGTCCACAGTTTGCCAGTGATAAAGCCCGCTGGCAGGCGCTATTGAAAAAGGACCCACGGGGCGATGGCAAGTTTTGGTATTCGGTGAAAACAACCGGGGTGTTTTGTCGCCCATCCTGCCCATCGAGACAGCCCAACCGTGAAAACGTTGCGTTTTACACAACCATAAAAGACGTGGAACAAGCAGGCTTTCGCGCCTGTAAGCGTTGTGACCCCAAAGGAATTGGACTCGTGGGCAAACATGCGGAGGCAGTCGCAATAGCATGTCGGCTCATCGAGCAAGCCGACGAACTTCCGAGCTTGGGCCAGATTGCCAAGGCAGTCAAAATGAGTCCCGGCTATTTTCAACGCCTGTTTAAAACCGCCACCGGCCTTACACCAAAAGAGTATGCAAAGGGGCACCGTGCTGGCCGTGTGAAGACTGTTTTGCCAAAAAGAGGAACCGTGACTGAAGCCATTTATGAATCTGGTTTTAATTCCAATGGCCGATTTTACGCGGACTCTACTAAAATACTGGGCATGAAACCAACCGAATACCGAAACGGCGGCACCGGCAATACGATCCGATTCGCCATCGGTGAATCGTCTTTGGGTTCGATTCTCGTCGCCGCTTCTCAAAAGGGAGTTTGCGCAATATTTTTGGGCGCCGACCCGGACGTGCTTGCGCAAAATCTTCAAGATCAATTTCCAAAGGCGAATATTATCGGCGGGGATGCTGAATTTGAGAAGCTGGTCGCTCAGGTGGTGGGCTTCGTCGAGTCGCCGGGCGTCGGACTCAAGCTCCCCTTGGACATTCGCGGCACGGCTTTCCAGCAACGCGTTTGGAAAGAGCTTCAGCGGATTCCTGTTGGTGAGACGGCTAGCTATTCAGACGTGGCAAATCGTATCAAGCTTCCCAAAGCTGTTCGGGCTGTCGCCCAGGCCTGCGGGGCAAACACGCTTGCTGTGGCTATTCCTTGCCATCGAGTTGTGCGGACTGATGGAAATATTTCCGGTTATCGCTGGGGCGTAGTTCGCAAGGAGAAACTTTTGGCAATTGAAAAAATAACGCATGACAACTAA
- a CDS encoding ester cyclase yields MSKQDDNKAVVGRWFEKFWGKECDLSIVDEIAAPNMLLKYSLHEPRRGHADIKAFMTDFRKAFPDLNFWGTADLIADGDYVVGQWDGGGTHTGPAFADFIHGSLPAKTGRKMRFTGITILKVIDGKIVEELGLDDGVTTLTQLGILKKA; encoded by the coding sequence ATGTCTAAACAAGATGATAACAAGGCGGTGGTCGGTCGATGGTTTGAAAAATTTTGGGGCAAAGAATGCGACCTCTCAATCGTTGACGAGATCGCCGCTCCCAACATGCTCCTGAAGTATTCGCTCCATGAACCTCGCCGGGGTCACGCCGATATCAAGGCGTTCATGACCGACTTCCGCAAGGCATTCCCCGACCTTAACTTTTGGGGTACTGCCGACCTAATTGCTGATGGCGATTACGTTGTTGGGCAGTGGGACGGTGGCGGCACACACACCGGCCCCGCATTTGCGGACTTCATCCACGGTTCGCTTCCGGCAAAGACTGGTCGCAAAATGCGGTTCACCGGAATTACGATCCTCAAGGTCATCGACGGCAAAATCGTTGAAGAACTTGGGCTTGATGATGGTGTGACCACGTTGACCCAACTCGGCATTTTGAAGAAGGCCTGA
- a CDS encoding alpha/beta hydrolase gives MNTQKLNQQKNKAIVLVHGGFVDGSGWAGVYSMLKKKGYNVLIVQNPTKSLADDVAVTKSAIDSLNSEVVLVGHSYGGVVITEAGTHPKVSDLVYITAFAPDQGESVSSLIANPPPGAPVPPILPPKDGYLFLDRTKFAASFAADVEPGLASFMADSQVPWGLDALSGAVSQPAWKTKPSYYLVATEDKMIPPPAQRAMAGRAKAQVTEAPGSHAIYVSKPEVVAELIQRAADARA, from the coding sequence ATGAACACGCAAAAATTGAATCAGCAGAAAAACAAGGCCATTGTTCTCGTTCACGGAGGTTTTGTGGACGGTTCGGGATGGGCGGGCGTATATAGCATGCTTAAGAAAAAAGGCTACAACGTCCTCATCGTCCAAAACCCGACCAAATCTTTGGCCGACGATGTCGCGGTCACCAAATCCGCAATTGACAGTTTGAACAGTGAGGTCGTGCTCGTGGGGCATTCCTACGGTGGCGTGGTGATCACGGAAGCAGGCACTCACCCCAAGGTTTCTGATCTGGTTTACATAACCGCCTTCGCTCCGGACCAGGGAGAATCAGTGTCATCATTGATCGCGAACCCTCCGCCCGGCGCACCGGTGCCACCAATTTTGCCGCCCAAGGACGGCTATCTCTTTCTGGACCGAACCAAATTCGCGGCCTCATTCGCTGCTGACGTTGAACCCGGATTGGCATCATTCATGGCTGATTCCCAGGTGCCATGGGGCCTGGATGCGCTCTCTGGCGCCGTTTCGCAACCGGCATGGAAAACCAAGCCGAGTTATTACCTGGTTGCCACGGAAGACAAGATGATTCCGCCGCCAGCCCAGCGGGCCATGGCGGGGCGTGCCAAAGCACAAGTGACGGAAGCGCCCGGCAGTCACGCCATCTACGTTTCCAAACCAGAGGTGGTGGCAGAGCTTATTCAGAGGGCCGCTGACGCTCGCGCCTAA
- a CDS encoding LysR family transcriptional regulator: MELRHLRYFVAVGEALNFTKAATRLRLAQPALSRQVSDLEDELGVDLLKRNSHGVTLTAEGKLFLEDAKRILQLVDESATKVRALARGEFGELRVGYLPPLDQEILPRALAEFQKLTPGVKVILHDLGSDELCNELRNGFLQLALMIQPSEETSAGLEFEELRRYPFFVAMAPGHPLSRMKNISVETLAAHPLVVLGRRNNSEYHRLLHKVFSPLRPNVATESDSINSLITEVRIGAKVAVVSELFRQAIGKRLHYRPLAKTTATLCLGIARAKHGDVTPAGEKLCASIRKVAAV, from the coding sequence ATGGAACTGCGCCATTTAAGATACTTCGTGGCTGTTGGCGAAGCCCTGAATTTCACCAAAGCCGCAACGCGACTTCGACTCGCGCAACCCGCTTTAAGCCGGCAGGTTTCAGATTTGGAAGATGAATTGGGCGTGGACTTGCTCAAACGAAATTCCCATGGTGTTACCTTGACTGCGGAAGGAAAATTATTCCTGGAGGACGCGAAAAGGATTCTTCAACTCGTAGACGAGTCAGCAACGAAAGTCCGCGCCCTGGCTCGCGGTGAATTTGGCGAATTGCGCGTCGGCTACCTGCCTCCCCTGGACCAGGAAATACTGCCGCGAGCACTCGCTGAATTTCAGAAACTCACGCCCGGGGTAAAGGTGATCCTCCATGATCTGGGCAGTGACGAGCTGTGCAATGAATTGCGCAATGGCTTCCTGCAACTCGCGCTCATGATTCAACCCAGCGAAGAAACCTCCGCAGGATTGGAGTTTGAAGAGCTTCGCCGTTACCCATTTTTCGTCGCGATGGCACCGGGACATCCGTTGTCGCGCATGAAAAACATCTCCGTGGAGACCCTTGCCGCCCATCCGCTGGTTGTCCTTGGCCGCCGGAATAACTCCGAATATCACAGATTGCTGCACAAGGTGTTTTCACCGCTGCGCCCAAACGTTGCAACCGAGAGCGACAGTATAAACTCGCTTATTACCGAGGTTCGAATCGGAGCGAAGGTGGCTGTGGTCAGTGAACTCTTCAGACAAGCCATCGGGAAAAGACTTCATTACCGGCCGCTCGCCAAAACCACTGCCACACTTTGCCTGGGCATTGCCCGCGCCAAGCACGGTGATGTCACTCCTGCCGGGGAGAAACTGTGCGCTAGTATCAGGAAGGTCGCTGCCGTTTAA
- a CDS encoding NirA family protein: MNTPTLPFEEIKGQKLSDEQRSYLEGLFAGLANRGFKFTDVATNPITTISQPTALEGLIFEERIKHELHPLESFPLLLEHAAANKAPERENIFRFKWNGLFYLTPNKEAFMARLRIPAGQLKTFQWREIAHVANELTTKYVQITTRSNLQIRLIEMKDAPEVLRRIQSVGLHTRGSGADNIRNLTANPTFGIDPHELIDTGPLCHQLGQIILNDRQFYDLPRKFNVAFDGGGLIGTVEDTNDIGVKAVNVPSKQGNLEAGIYFRIKLGGATGHKAFAKDLGVLVRPEEILKVIVAVIRVYIAHGNRTDRKKARLKHLLEQWTLEQYLAETEKLLGYQLFKAPLEADGNSSVHTEHKLPIVSHSHIGVFPQKQSGLNYIGVALPVGQITPKQMLRLADIADNYASGEIRLTVWQNLIIPNIPDAFVETVKKALVKMGLHWQQSNIRSGLVACTGNSYCKFAASNTKAHGLELANYLEKRFKLDQPINIHLTGCPNSCAQHYMGDIGLLGAKVKMGGASVDGYHVFVGGGFGDNQSVGRQVFQGVSFEQLSSTLEKMLEGYLRHRQVGESFQKFTARHDLNTLQAIFSNEE, encoded by the coding sequence ATGAATACTCCGACCCTGCCATTTGAAGAAATCAAAGGTCAAAAGCTCAGCGATGAACAGCGCTCCTACCTGGAGGGCTTGTTCGCTGGTCTTGCCAACCGAGGCTTTAAATTCACTGATGTAGCAACTAATCCAATTACCACCATTAGCCAGCCAACAGCACTTGAAGGACTGATCTTCGAAGAGCGCATCAAACATGAGTTGCATCCTCTGGAGAGCTTTCCCTTATTGCTTGAGCATGCCGCTGCCAACAAAGCTCCAGAGCGTGAAAATATTTTCAGGTTTAAATGGAATGGCCTTTTTTATCTGACGCCGAATAAGGAAGCCTTTATGGCCCGGCTGCGGATTCCGGCGGGACAACTCAAGACCTTTCAATGGCGCGAGATTGCGCACGTTGCGAACGAACTGACCACGAAATACGTGCAGATCACCACCCGCTCAAACCTTCAAATACGCTTGATCGAAATGAAGGATGCCCCCGAGGTATTGCGCCGCATCCAAAGCGTTGGCTTGCATACCAGAGGCTCAGGAGCAGACAACATTCGCAATCTTACGGCCAATCCGACTTTTGGAATCGATCCTCATGAACTTATCGACACCGGACCTTTGTGCCATCAACTGGGACAAATCATCCTCAATGATCGCCAGTTCTACGACCTGCCAAGGAAGTTCAATGTCGCCTTCGACGGTGGTGGGTTAATCGGCACAGTCGAGGACACCAACGATATCGGCGTGAAGGCCGTCAACGTTCCTTCAAAGCAGGGAAACCTTGAGGCTGGCATTTATTTTCGGATTAAACTGGGAGGAGCCACTGGCCATAAAGCATTTGCAAAAGATCTGGGTGTCCTGGTTCGTCCCGAGGAAATACTAAAGGTAATCGTTGCCGTGATCAGGGTCTATATAGCGCACGGCAATCGTACTGATCGTAAAAAGGCTCGCCTAAAACATTTGCTCGAGCAGTGGACGTTGGAACAATATTTGGCCGAGACAGAAAAGCTGCTCGGCTATCAATTATTCAAGGCTCCCTTGGAAGCAGATGGAAACTCATCTGTTCATACGGAGCACAAACTTCCAATTGTATCCCACTCGCATATTGGAGTCTTTCCTCAAAAACAGTCCGGGCTAAATTATATCGGTGTTGCCCTCCCGGTCGGCCAGATTACTCCCAAACAGATGTTACGACTGGCGGATATTGCAGATAATTATGCCTCAGGTGAAATCCGTCTTACCGTTTGGCAGAACTTGATCATTCCAAACATTCCCGACGCCTTCGTCGAAACCGTCAAGAAAGCCCTGGTCAAGATGGGACTACACTGGCAACAGTCGAACATTCGCAGCGGGTTGGTTGCCTGCACCGGAAATTCCTACTGCAAATTTGCCGCCTCCAATACGAAGGCACATGGTTTGGAACTGGCGAACTATTTGGAAAAGCGTTTTAAACTGGACCAACCGATCAACATCCACCTGACGGGTTGCCCCAACTCCTGCGCACAGCATTACATGGGAGATATAGGATTATTGGGTGCAAAGGTTAAAATGGGTGGAGCAAGCGTGGATGGTTATCATGTCTTTGTCGGAGGCGGTTTCGGAGACAACCAGTCTGTGGGGCGGCAAGTGTTCCAAGGAGTTTCGTTCGAGCAACTCTCGTCAACGCTCGAGAAGATGCTGGAAGGTTACTTGCGTCATCGACAAGTGGGCGAAAGTTTTCAGAAATTTACCGCTCGACATGATCTCAACACGCTGCAGGCCATTTTCAGCAATGAGGAGTGA